A stretch of the Streptomyces sp. WMMB303 genome encodes the following:
- the typA gene encoding translational GTPase TypA, whose amino-acid sequence MPTRHDIRNVAIVAHVDHGKTTLVDAMLKQAGAFAAHQLESVDDRVMDSNDLEREKGITILAKNTAVRYHPKDGGDPVTINIIDTPGHADFGGEVERGLSMVDAVVLLVDASEGPLPQTRFVLRKALQARLPVILCVNKTDRPDARISEIVDETYDLFLDLDADEEQIEFPIVYACARDGVASLTQPADGAVPEDSSNLEPFFTTLLETVPAPVYEEGAPLQAHVTNLDADNFLGRIALLRVKEGSLKKGQTVAWMKRDGTVHNVRITELLMTEALTRKPASEAGPGDICAVAGIPDIMIGETLADAESPVALPLITVDEPAISMTIGTNNSPLVGKGGKGHKVTARLVKDRLDRELIGNVSLRVLPTERPDTWEVQGRGELALAILVETMRREGFELTVGKPEVVTREIEGKLHEPVERMTIDAPEEHLGAITQLMATRKGRMETMTNHGSGWVRMEWLVPSRGLIGFRTEFLTETRGTGIAHSIFEGHEPWFGELRTRRSGSLVADRPGTATPFAMMNLQERGTIFIEPGTEVYEGMLVGENSRSDDMDVNITKEKKLTNMRAASADTTENLVPPRRLSLEQALEFCREDECIEVTPETVRIRKVNLDMKERARAAARAKR is encoded by the coding sequence GTGCCCACGCGCCACGACATCCGCAACGTCGCTATCGTCGCCCACGTCGACCACGGCAAGACAACCCTGGTCGACGCCATGCTCAAGCAGGCCGGAGCCTTCGCGGCCCACCAGCTCGAATCCGTCGACGACCGGGTGATGGACTCGAACGACCTGGAGCGCGAGAAGGGCATCACCATTCTCGCCAAGAACACCGCGGTCCGGTACCACCCCAAGGACGGCGGCGACCCGGTCACCATCAACATCATCGACACCCCCGGTCACGCCGACTTCGGCGGCGAGGTCGAGCGCGGCCTGTCGATGGTGGACGCGGTGGTCCTGCTGGTCGACGCCTCCGAGGGCCCGCTGCCGCAGACCCGCTTCGTGCTCCGCAAGGCGCTCCAGGCGCGGCTCCCCGTGATCCTCTGCGTGAACAAGACGGACCGCCCCGACGCCCGGATCTCCGAGATCGTGGACGAGACCTACGACCTCTTCCTGGACCTGGACGCGGACGAGGAGCAGATCGAGTTCCCCATCGTCTACGCCTGCGCCCGTGACGGTGTCGCCTCGCTGACCCAGCCCGCCGACGGTGCGGTGCCCGAGGACAGCAGCAACCTGGAGCCGTTCTTCACCACCCTGCTGGAGACGGTGCCCGCGCCCGTGTACGAGGAGGGCGCGCCGCTGCAGGCGCACGTCACCAACCTGGACGCGGACAACTTCCTGGGCCGGATCGCGCTGCTGCGGGTCAAGGAGGGGTCGCTGAAGAAGGGCCAGACGGTGGCCTGGATGAAGCGGGACGGCACGGTGCACAACGTGCGGATCACCGAGCTGCTGATGACCGAGGCGCTGACCCGCAAGCCCGCCAGCGAGGCCGGGCCGGGGGACATCTGCGCGGTCGCCGGCATCCCCGACATCATGATCGGCGAGACGCTGGCGGACGCCGAGAGCCCGGTGGCGCTGCCGCTGATCACCGTCGACGAGCCCGCCATCTCGATGACGATCGGCACCAACAACTCCCCGCTGGTCGGCAAGGGAGGCAAGGGCCACAAGGTCACCGCGCGGCTGGTCAAGGACCGGCTGGACCGCGAGCTGATCGGCAACGTCTCGCTGCGGGTGCTGCCCACCGAGCGCCCCGACACCTGGGAGGTGCAGGGCCGCGGTGAGCTGGCGCTGGCCATCCTGGTGGAGACGATGCGGCGGGAGGGCTTCGAGCTGACCGTGGGCAAGCCGGAGGTGGTCACCCGCGAGATCGAGGGCAAGCTGCACGAGCCGGTCGAGCGGATGACCATCGACGCCCCCGAGGAGCACCTGGGCGCCATCACCCAGCTCATGGCGACCCGCAAGGGCCGGATGGAGACCATGACCAACCACGGCTCCGGCTGGGTGCGCATGGAGTGGCTCGTCCCCTCGCGCGGGCTGATCGGTTTCCGTACGGAGTTCCTGACCGAGACCCGCGGCACCGGTATCGCGCACTCGATCTTCGAGGGGCACGAGCCGTGGTTCGGCGAGCTGCGCACGCGGCGCAGTGGATCGCTGGTCGCGGACCGCCCCGGGACGGCGACGCCGTTCGCCATGATGAACCTGCAGGAGCGCGGCACGATCTTCATCGAGCCCGGCACCGAGGTGTACGAGGGCATGCTCGTCGGCGAGAACTCCCGCTCCGACGACATGGACGTCAACATCACCAAGGAGAAGAAGCTCACCAACATGCGGGCGGCCTCCGCGGACACCACGGAGAACCTGGTGCCCCCGCGGCGGCTCTCGCTGGAGCAGGCGCTGGAGTTCTGCCGCGAGGACGAGTGCATCGAGGTGACGCCCGAGACGGTGCGGATCCGGAAGGTGAACCTCGACATGAAGGAGCGCGCGCGGGCTGCGGCCCGCGCCAAGCGTTGA
- a CDS encoding fumarate reductase/succinate dehydrogenase flavoprotein subunit has protein sequence MAHVERQQWDVVIVGAGGAGLRAAIEAREQGLRTAVICKSLFGKAHTVMAEGGIAASMGNVNEGDNWQVHFRDTMRGGKFLNQWRMAELHAREAPERVWELETWGALFDRTPDGRISQRNFGGHEYPRLAHVGDRTGLELIRTLQQKVVSLQQEDFKESGDYEARIKVFQECTVTQVLKEDDRVSGVFCYERESGRFFVLDAPAVVLATGGIGKSFKVTSNSWEYTGDGHALALLAGASLINMEFVQFHPTGMVWPPSVKGILVTESVRGDGGVLRNSEGKRFMFDYVPDVFKEKYAESEQEADGWYEDPDSNRRPPELLPRDEVARAINAEVKAGRGSPHGGVFLDVSTRMPAETIKRRLPSMHHQFRELADVDITAEPMEVGPTCHYVMGGVDVDSDTAAARGVPGLFAAGEVAGGMHGSNRLGGNSLSDLLVFGRRAGLHAAEYARGHAEERPRVGDAQIDAAAAEALRPFGVGSASEEERAQEPAAAENPYTVHQDLQRSMNELVGIIRREEEMSEALERLAELRERARRAKVEGHRQFNPGWHLALDLRNMLLVSECVARAALNRTESRGGHTRDDHPEMDREWRRANLVCTLAAAAPEPPVPGAETGAVAEAETGRAGRIALRRREMPPIRKDLLELFEKEELIKYLTDEELTSE, from the coding sequence ATGGCACACGTCGAACGTCAGCAATGGGACGTCGTCATCGTCGGCGCGGGGGGCGCCGGACTGCGGGCCGCGATCGAGGCCCGGGAGCAGGGGCTGCGTACCGCGGTGATCTGCAAATCGCTCTTCGGCAAGGCCCACACCGTGATGGCCGAGGGCGGCATCGCCGCCAGCATGGGCAACGTCAACGAGGGCGACAACTGGCAGGTGCACTTCCGCGACACCATGCGCGGCGGCAAGTTCCTGAATCAGTGGCGGATGGCCGAACTGCACGCCCGCGAGGCACCCGAGAGGGTGTGGGAGCTGGAGACGTGGGGCGCGCTGTTCGACCGCACGCCGGACGGCCGGATCTCGCAGCGCAACTTCGGCGGGCACGAGTACCCGCGGCTGGCCCACGTCGGCGACCGCACGGGCCTGGAGCTGATCCGCACGCTCCAGCAGAAGGTCGTCTCGCTCCAGCAGGAGGACTTCAAGGAGAGCGGCGACTACGAGGCCCGGATCAAGGTCTTCCAGGAGTGCACCGTCACCCAGGTCCTCAAGGAGGACGACCGGGTCTCCGGGGTCTTCTGCTACGAGCGGGAGAGCGGCCGGTTCTTCGTCCTCGATGCGCCCGCCGTCGTGCTGGCGACCGGGGGCATCGGCAAGTCGTTCAAGGTGACCTCCAACTCCTGGGAGTACACCGGGGACGGGCACGCGCTGGCGCTGCTGGCCGGCGCCTCGCTGATCAACATGGAGTTCGTGCAGTTCCACCCCACGGGGATGGTCTGGCCGCCGTCGGTGAAGGGCATCCTGGTCACCGAGTCGGTGCGCGGCGACGGCGGAGTGCTGCGCAACTCCGAGGGCAAGCGGTTCATGTTCGACTACGTCCCGGACGTCTTCAAGGAGAAATACGCCGAGTCCGAGCAGGAGGCCGACGGCTGGTACGAGGACCCGGACAGCAACCGCCGCCCGCCCGAGCTGCTGCCCCGCGACGAGGTGGCACGGGCCATCAACGCGGAGGTCAAGGCGGGACGCGGCTCGCCGCACGGCGGGGTCTTCCTGGACGTCTCCACCCGGATGCCCGCCGAGACGATCAAGCGACGGCTGCCCTCCATGCACCACCAGTTCCGCGAGCTGGCCGACGTCGACATCACGGCCGAGCCGATGGAGGTCGGCCCGACCTGCCACTACGTGATGGGCGGCGTGGACGTCGACTCGGACACCGCGGCGGCCCGGGGCGTGCCGGGGCTGTTCGCGGCCGGAGAGGTGGCCGGCGGGATGCACGGTTCCAACCGGCTGGGCGGCAACTCCCTCTCCGACCTGCTGGTCTTCGGCCGCCGGGCCGGGCTGCACGCCGCGGAGTACGCGCGCGGGCATGCCGAGGAGCGCCCGCGGGTCGGCGACGCGCAGATCGACGCGGCCGCGGCCGAGGCGCTGCGGCCCTTCGGCGTCGGCTCGGCGTCGGAGGAGGAGCGCGCGCAGGAGCCGGCGGCGGCCGAGAACCCGTACACGGTCCACCAGGACCTGCAGCGGTCCATGAACGAGCTGGTCGGCATCATCCGCCGCGAGGAGGAGATGTCCGAGGCGCTGGAGCGGCTGGCCGAACTGCGCGAGCGGGCCCGCCGGGCGAAGGTGGAGGGGCACCGGCAGTTCAATCCCGGCTGGCACCTGGCGCTCGACCTGCGCAACATGCTGCTGGTGAGCGAGTGTGTGGCCCGCGCCGCGCTGAACCGTACCGAGTCGCGCGGCGGGCACACCCGCGACGACCATCCCGAGATGGACCGCGAGTGGCGCCGCGCCAATCTCGTCTGCACCCTCGCCGCTGCCGCGCCGGAGCCTCCGGTGCCCGGCGCGGAGACGGGTGCGGTGGCCGAGGCGGAGACCGGCCGCGCCGGGCGGATCGCGCTGCGGCGCCGCGAGATGCCGCCGATCCGCAAGGACCTCCTTGAGCTGTTCGAGAAGGAGGAGTTGATCAAGTATCTGACCGACGAGGAGCTGACGAGCGAGTGA
- a CDS encoding ABC transporter permease codes for MGRYVARRLLQMIPVFIGSTLLIFSMMYALPGDPVAALYGEKQPDPAQIAAIKHQLGMDLPLWHQYWNYLIGLFQGDFGTQIATQRPVADVIEQAFPVTIRLTLFAFVFTVLVGVLLGMVSGLFADKAFDRIVLIFTLLLISIPSFVLGYLFQYLFAFQLDWLTPTVQDSRDIGQLLLPAIVLAALSLAYVTRLTRTSVAENLRADYIRTAIAKGLPRRRVVGIHLLRNSLIPVVTFLGTDIGALMAGAVVTEGIFNVHGVGNTIFEALNRREGSTVVGIATLIVIVYLVASLLVDLLYAVLDPRIRYD; via the coding sequence ATGGGGCGCTATGTCGCGCGGCGACTGCTCCAGATGATCCCGGTCTTCATCGGGTCGACTCTGCTGATCTTCAGCATGATGTACGCGCTGCCCGGCGACCCCGTGGCGGCGCTCTACGGCGAGAAGCAGCCGGACCCCGCACAGATCGCGGCCATCAAGCACCAGCTCGGGATGGACCTGCCCCTGTGGCACCAGTACTGGAACTACCTCATCGGGCTGTTCCAGGGCGACTTCGGTACCCAGATAGCCACCCAGCGGCCGGTGGCCGACGTGATCGAGCAGGCGTTCCCGGTGACGATCCGGCTCACGCTCTTCGCGTTCGTCTTCACCGTCCTGGTGGGCGTGCTGCTCGGCATGGTCTCCGGCCTGTTCGCCGACAAGGCATTCGACCGGATCGTCCTGATCTTCACGCTGCTGCTGATCTCGATCCCCAGCTTCGTGCTCGGCTACCTCTTCCAGTACCTCTTCGCCTTCCAGCTCGACTGGCTCACCCCCACCGTGCAGGACTCCCGGGATATCGGGCAGTTGCTGCTGCCCGCCATCGTGCTGGCGGCGCTCTCCCTGGCGTATGTCACCCGGCTCACCCGCACCTCGGTGGCGGAGAACCTGCGGGCCGACTACATACGCACCGCCATCGCCAAGGGGTTGCCGCGTCGCCGGGTCGTCGGAATCCACCTGCTGCGCAACTCGCTCATCCCGGTGGTCACCTTCCTCGGTACCGACATCGGCGCGCTGATGGCCGGTGCGGTCGTCACCGAGGGCATCTTCAACGTGCACGGCGTCGGCAACACCATCTTCGAAGCGCTCAACCGGCGCGAGGGCTCCACAGTCGTCGGCATCGCCACGCTGATCGTCATCGTCTATCTCGTCGCCAGCCTGCTCGTCGACCTGCTTTACGCGGTCCTGGACCCGAGGATCCGTTATGACTGA
- a CDS encoding ABC transporter family substrate-binding protein, translating to MAALAAGVLLPLPLAACGSSDSQDAEAGNVGSARAGGDVRAAARQQIASGGTLRWAVDAPPSTFNVFQPDSTEATQRVAGATLPSLFALDKRGRPQADPHFLRSAEVTDTDPRQTVVYKLNPKARWSDGRRLGAADFRAQWKALRGKNHAYWTARNAGYDRIRKITKGDGNDEVKVVFNKPYADWRSLFTPLYPKQAMRSPKVFNDGLRTSLPAAAGPFRVAKAGKDRSRTLLKRNPRWWGDRAKLDSIVLTAVPRDERTAALAKGKVDVADIGASTAERIGASNGLGGPQRPDAAEGAKNAAEARKQEAKRREARKRKARERLGAATARALGDYEVRRALDPAYTQLTLNASGGPLADERVRRAVAQAIDRDELAEKALAGTGLPDDPLGSHLRMADQDGYRDNSGAFGSADLDSAQSLLADAGWKTGGLAGPKADGSAGKADGEQKKQGKGKDGKDGEQDRADGGPAEPPAAAGSPDAGGRAPHRAAAEASVVRLTAGQIARVVDRPLGLAASATAQRGAVLAQAAHSSLASAEQAGSERKLSRARAALETAEKVQATAREMRLLAGDPASAVRSKDGKPLALRFVLPSGKGSAQLRATGKRIARMLNEVGIRTQIKEVPGDSYFKDHIASGDYDLALFSWPATAFPATEARPIFAKPRAASDGSLLVEQNYARVGTDRIDQLFEQAAAELDDGRRQELMEKADRRIWAVAGSLPLYQRPQLVAVKRDLANVGASGFASPAYQDMGRRKS from the coding sequence GTGGCCGCACTGGCCGCCGGGGTGCTGCTGCCGCTGCCACTCGCCGCGTGCGGGAGTTCGGACTCGCAGGACGCCGAGGCCGGAAACGTCGGCTCGGCCCGGGCCGGTGGCGACGTACGGGCCGCCGCGCGGCAGCAGATCGCCTCCGGCGGCACCCTGCGCTGGGCGGTGGACGCGCCGCCCAGCACGTTCAACGTCTTCCAGCCCGACTCGACCGAGGCGACCCAGCGGGTGGCCGGGGCCACCCTGCCCTCGCTGTTCGCCCTCGACAAGCGCGGCCGCCCGCAGGCCGACCCGCACTTCCTGCGCAGCGCCGAGGTCACCGACACCGACCCGCGGCAGACCGTCGTCTACAAGCTCAACCCCAAGGCCCGCTGGAGCGACGGGCGGCGGCTGGGCGCGGCGGACTTCCGGGCCCAGTGGAAGGCGCTGCGCGGCAAGAACCACGCCTACTGGACCGCGCGGAACGCCGGATACGACCGGATCCGGAAGATCACCAAGGGCGACGGGAACGACGAGGTGAAGGTCGTCTTCAACAAGCCCTACGCGGACTGGCGCTCGCTGTTCACACCGCTGTACCCGAAGCAGGCCATGCGCAGCCCGAAAGTCTTCAACGACGGCCTCCGCACCTCGCTGCCCGCCGCCGCGGGCCCGTTCCGGGTGGCCAAGGCGGGCAAGGACCGCTCCCGCACCTTGCTCAAGCGCAACCCCCGCTGGTGGGGTGATCGCGCGAAGCTGGACAGCATCGTGCTGACAGCCGTACCCCGCGACGAGCGGACCGCGGCCCTGGCCAAGGGCAAGGTGGACGTGGCCGACATCGGCGCCTCGACGGCCGAGCGGATCGGCGCCTCGAACGGGCTGGGCGGCCCGCAGCGCCCCGACGCGGCCGAGGGGGCCAAGAACGCGGCGGAGGCCCGCAAGCAGGAGGCGAAGCGACGCGAGGCACGCAAGCGCAAGGCCCGGGAGCGGCTGGGCGCCGCCACCGCGCGGGCCCTGGGCGACTACGAGGTGCGCCGGGCCCTCGACCCCGCGTACACCCAGCTCACCCTGAACGCCTCCGGCGGCCCGCTCGCCGACGAGCGGGTGCGCCGCGCGGTGGCGCAGGCCATCGACCGGGACGAGCTGGCCGAGAAGGCGCTCGCGGGCACCGGGCTGCCGGACGATCCGCTCGGCAGCCATCTGCGGATGGCCGACCAGGACGGCTACCGGGACAACAGCGGGGCCTTCGGCAGCGCGGACCTCGACTCCGCGCAGTCCCTGCTGGCCGACGCGGGCTGGAAGACCGGCGGCCTCGCCGGGCCGAAGGCCGACGGGAGCGCCGGGAAGGCGGACGGCGAGCAGAAGAAGCAGGGGAAGGGCAAGGACGGCAAGGACGGGGAGCAGGACCGGGCCGACGGCGGGCCCGCCGAGCCGCCCGCGGCGGCCGGCTCCCCCGACGCGGGCGGCCGCGCGCCGCACCGCGCCGCGGCCGAGGCGTCCGTCGTACGGCTGACCGCCGGGCAGATCGCCCGGGTCGTGGACCGGCCGCTGGGTCTGGCGGCCTCGGCCACCGCCCAGCGCGGCGCCGTCCTGGCGCAGGCCGCGCACTCCAGCCTGGCCTCCGCCGAGCAGGCCGGCTCGGAGCGCAAGCTCAGCCGGGCCAGAGCCGCGCTCGAGACGGCCGAGAAGGTGCAGGCCACGGCCCGGGAGATGCGGCTGCTGGCGGGCGATCCGGCCAGCGCGGTGCGCAGCAAGGACGGCAAGCCGCTCGCGCTGCGGTTCGTGCTGCCGAGCGGAAAGGGCTCGGCGCAGCTGCGGGCCACCGGCAAGCGAATCGCCCGGATGCTGAACGAGGTCGGCATCCGCACCCAGATCAAGGAAGTGCCCGGCGACAGCTACTTCAAGGACCACATCGCGTCGGGCGACTACGACCTGGCGCTGTTCTCCTGGCCCGCGACGGCCTTCCCCGCCACCGAGGCGCGGCCGATCTTCGCCAAGCCGCGAGCTGCGTCCGACGGCTCGCTGCTGGTGGAGCAGAACTACGCGCGCGTCGGTACCGACCGGATCGATCAGCTCTTCGAGCAGGCGGCGGCCGAGCTCGACGACGGGCGCCGCCAGGAGCTGATGGAGAAGGCCGACCGGCGGATCTGGGCGGTGGCCGGTTCGCTGCCGCTCTACCAGCGCCCGCAGCTCGTGGCGGTCAAGCGGGACCTGGCCAACGTCGGCGCCTCCGGCTTCGCCTCTCCCGCGTACCAGGACATGGGCCGCCGGAAGAGCTGA
- a CDS encoding ABC transporter permease: MDPQPDPSGADAKPAKGRSLWTDAWQDLRRNPMFVISAVLIVLLLTMVAFPGLFTSASPTVGDLTHHYQGEPRYTHFFGEDWFGYDTQGRSVWARMVHGARASVLVGVLVTLSVTLVGGIVGLVAGYFGGWLDSVLSRITDIFQGIPFLLGAMVVLTTFTKSNLWVVIAALLFLGWTQIARVARGSVITVKQSDYVHAAKSLGASTVRIMFRHIVPNALAPVVVVATTALGGYIAAEATLSYLGIGLAAPAVSWGVDVSNGKDALRTAPHILISPAVMVSLTVLAFIMLGDAVRNALDPKSR, translated from the coding sequence ATGGACCCGCAGCCCGACCCGTCGGGCGCGGACGCCAAGCCGGCCAAGGGCCGCAGTCTGTGGACCGACGCCTGGCAGGACCTGCGCCGCAACCCGATGTTCGTCATCTCGGCCGTGCTGATCGTGCTGCTGCTCACCATGGTCGCCTTCCCCGGCCTGTTCACCTCCGCCTCTCCGACAGTGGGCGACCTGACGCACCACTACCAGGGCGAGCCCCGCTACACCCACTTCTTCGGCGAGGACTGGTTCGGGTACGACACCCAGGGCCGATCCGTGTGGGCTCGCATGGTCCACGGCGCCCGGGCCTCCGTGCTCGTCGGTGTACTGGTGACGCTGTCGGTGACGCTGGTCGGCGGCATCGTCGGCCTGGTAGCCGGGTACTTCGGCGGCTGGCTGGACAGCGTGCTCTCCCGGATCACCGACATCTTCCAGGGCATCCCCTTCCTGCTCGGTGCCATGGTCGTGCTCACCACCTTCACCAAGAGCAACCTGTGGGTCGTCATCGCCGCGCTGCTCTTCCTGGGCTGGACGCAGATCGCCAGGGTGGCCCGCGGTTCGGTGATCACGGTCAAGCAGAGCGACTACGTGCACGCTGCGAAGTCGCTGGGCGCGAGCACGGTACGGATCATGTTCCGGCACATCGTGCCCAACGCGCTCGCCCCTGTGGTGGTCGTCGCCACGACGGCGCTCGGCGGCTACATCGCGGCCGAGGCGACCCTCTCCTACCTGGGCATCGGCCTGGCCGCACCCGCGGTCTCCTGGGGTGTGGACGTCTCCAACGGCAAGGACGCGTTGCGCACCGCGCCGCACATTCTGATTTCCCCCGCCGTCATGGTGTCCCTCACCGTGCTGGCGTTCATCATGCTAGGCGATGCGGTCCGCAACGCCCTCGATCCGAAGAGCCGTTGA
- a CDS encoding ABC transporter substrate-binding protein, whose amino-acid sequence MRGAKTMQWSALAAAVALAATACGGSDGDGGSAAGKPAGYVSMFNGEPQHPLMPSNTNEKFGGYVIDALFTGLVGYDAKGGLVNMNAESVDTKDNKTWTVKLKKGWKFHDGTDVTAESYVKAWNWMANVKNKQANSYWFGDIKGYEDVHPEKGDPKKDEMSGLKVVDDQTFTIELSEPVPYFEYKLGYKTFTPLPESFYKDPKGFGQKPVGNGPYEFQKWTHNKLIQVKAVDSYKGSNKAKNKGIQFKNYSKLESAYQDALSGNLDLVDGVGPKDLPKRKADFGDRALDVPYAGTQSIVPAFYSKPFKDVDPKVIQGLSMAIDRKTITKTVLQGTRIPSKGFTPPQVKGYQKLDTDVLSYNPKKAKQYIEDGGGIPGNKIWIQYNADGGHKEWVTAVCNSITKATGVKCVGDSKPDFQTDLEGRQADKVKGMYRGGWLADYPLNINFMQDLYKTGASTNYGRFSDKKVDELFTKGDHADSLEASVKDYQAAEKELLKKMPSIPLWDYAANIVHGEDIDGVKVGFDGNVLITDITVK is encoded by the coding sequence ATGCGCGGCGCGAAGACGATGCAGTGGTCCGCTCTCGCGGCGGCGGTGGCCCTGGCGGCCACGGCCTGCGGCGGCTCGGACGGTGACGGCGGCTCGGCCGCCGGAAAGCCCGCTGGGTACGTCTCGATGTTCAACGGCGAGCCCCAGCACCCGCTGATGCCGTCCAACACCAACGAGAAGTTCGGCGGCTACGTCATCGACGCGCTGTTCACCGGGCTGGTCGGGTATGACGCCAAGGGCGGCCTGGTCAACATGAACGCCGAGTCGGTCGACACCAAGGACAACAAGACCTGGACCGTCAAGCTCAAGAAGGGCTGGAAGTTCCACGACGGCACGGACGTGACCGCCGAGTCCTACGTCAAGGCGTGGAACTGGATGGCCAACGTCAAGAACAAGCAGGCCAACAGCTACTGGTTCGGCGACATCAAGGGCTACGAGGACGTCCACCCGGAGAAGGGCGACCCGAAGAAGGACGAGATGTCCGGGCTGAAGGTCGTCGACGACCAGACCTTCACCATCGAGCTGTCCGAGCCGGTCCCGTACTTCGAGTACAAGCTGGGCTACAAGACCTTCACCCCGCTGCCCGAGTCGTTCTACAAGGACCCCAAGGGCTTCGGCCAGAAGCCGGTGGGCAACGGCCCCTACGAGTTCCAGAAGTGGACTCACAACAAGCTGATCCAGGTCAAGGCCGTGGACAGCTACAAGGGGTCCAACAAGGCCAAGAACAAGGGCATCCAGTTCAAGAACTACTCCAAGCTGGAGTCCGCCTACCAGGACGCCCTCTCCGGCAACCTCGACCTGGTCGACGGCGTCGGTCCCAAGGACCTGCCCAAGCGTAAGGCCGACTTCGGCGACCGCGCCCTGGACGTGCCCTACGCCGGCACTCAGAGCATCGTCCCGGCCTTCTACTCCAAGCCGTTCAAGGACGTCGACCCCAAGGTGATCCAGGGCCTGTCGATGGCCATCGACCGCAAGACGATCACCAAGACGGTGCTCCAGGGCACCCGCATACCCTCCAAGGGCTTCACCCCGCCCCAGGTCAAGGGCTACCAGAAGCTCGACACCGATGTGCTGTCCTACAACCCGAAGAAGGCCAAGCAGTACATCGAGGACGGCGGCGGCATCCCGGGCAACAAGATCTGGATCCAGTACAACGCCGACGGCGGCCACAAGGAATGGGTGACCGCGGTCTGCAACAGCATCACCAAGGCCACCGGGGTCAAGTGCGTCGGTGACTCCAAGCCCGACTTCCAGACCGACCTCGAGGGCCGCCAGGCCGACAAGGTCAAGGGCATGTACCGCGGCGGCTGGCTCGCGGACTACCCGCTGAACATCAACTTCATGCAGGACCTGTACAAGACCGGCGCCTCCACCAACTACGGCCGGTTCTCCGACAAGAAGGTCGACGAGCTCTTCACCAAGGGCGACCACGCCGATTCCCTCGAAGCCTCCGTCAAGGACTACCAGGCGGCGGAGAAGGAACTGCTGAAGAAGATGCCCTCGATCCCGCTGTGGGACTACGCGGCCAACATCGTGCACGGCGAGGACATCGACGGCGTCAAGGTCGGCTTCGACGGCAACGTCCTCATCACCGACATCACCGTCAAGTAG